From the genome of Blautia hydrogenotrophica DSM 10507:
TGCTTGTGGTGCAGGAGCGATCTACTACGGCTTCCCGGTTGTGACCAACGATATGGATTACACACCATCTGTGCCGAAGAGCTTGATCAAGCAGCCGAAAGTGGAAGAGTTCAATGCTACTTCTCTGGAAGCACGTGACATTAAGATCAAGATCACCAATGTGGATATCCCAGTTGCTTTCGCATCTGCATTTGAGGGTGAGATTATCCGCCGTGGTGATATGCAGGTAGAGTTTGATGGTTCCCGTGTGGACTGTGCAGAGTTGGTACATACTTGTGAGATGACAGAGATCGAAGATCACAAGATCACTGTAGTGGGACCGGAAGTAGACGACATGGAGCTTGGAAGCAAGAATTCCATTGCCTATGTGGTGAAAGTTGCAGGAAAGAATATGCAGCCGGATTTCGAGCCGGTTATCGAGCGTAAATTCCACAACTACATCAACTGCATCGAGGGTGTATACCACACCGGACAGAGAGACATGCAGAGAATCCGTATCAGCAAAGATGCTTTTGCAGCTGGATTCAAGATCAAACATATCGGAGAGGTTCTGTACAGCCAGGTTAAGAATGAATTTGACGCGGTTGTAGATAAATGTGAAGTTGTGATCTACACAGATCCGGCTGAATGTACCAGAATTCGTCATGAAGTGGCGATTCCGATCTTTAACAAACGTGATGACCGTCTTGCTACTCTGACCGATGAGTCTGTAGACGTATACTATAGCTGTATTCTGTGTCAGGCATTCTCCCCATCCCATGTGTGTGTGGTTACACCAGAGCGTCTGGGACTGTGCGGAGCAGTGTCATGGCTGGATGCAAAGGCTACCCATCAGTTAGACCCGAACGGACCTTGCCAGGAGATTACCAAAGAGCGTGTCATTGACGAGGAGCTGGGTGCATATGAGGATGTCAATGAGGCAGTACAGAAATATTCTCAGGGAGCTTTGGAGAAGGTTACTCTGTACTCCATTATGCAGGACCCAATGACTTCTTGCGGATGCTTTGAGTGTATCTGTGGTATTGAGCCATTCTCCAACGGTGTGGTAATCGCAAACCGTGAGTATGCAGGCATGACTCCTCTGGGAATGACCTTCCCGGAGATGGCTTCTATGACTGGTGGTGGTGTTCAGACTCCAGGATTCATGGGACATGGAAAACACTTTATCGGATCTAAGAAGTTTATGAAGGCAGAGGGTGGTATTGAGCGTATTGTTTGGATGCCTAAAGAACTGAAGGAATTTGTCGCTGACAGACTGAACGCGACAGCAAAAGAGCTCTATGGAATTGATAACTTCACGGATATGATTGGCGATGAGACAGTTGCTGAAGATCCGGAGACTCTGGTAGCTTTCCTGACAGAAAAAGGACATCCAGCGCTTGGCCTGGAGCCAATGATGTAAAAAATAGATTTGCAGAGAATGTGCAGATGATTGCTTCTGCCAATAATACTGCGGCAATTATACACCAGTTTATCCGGGGAATCTATTCCCCGGATAAAAGGTGTGTTTTTGCATACTTTAGTATGTAGAATAGTCTGCGATGTGTAGACG
Proteins encoded in this window:
- the acsB gene encoding acetyl-CoA decarbonylase/synthase complex subunit alpha/beta; translation: MLLFDIVFNGNDSMYAEAEQAVNEAIAKYGEDKAVGFPDTAYTLACYYAETGTKITNLKEAKEALTYIKSIMTRERRLHDGFMSGVATALSAELIEAMKYIDGAQPYEAPYLGHMTDAQIRELGVPLVTGDIPGIAVIINAAPTVEEACALVKSYQSQGNFVCLVGGIIEQLKEANYKTGFNVRVFPIGENISSVCHAVSAACRTAMIFGNIQPGDKKGLQEYTFNRFRAFVNAFAPLDEKTVACGAGAIYYGFPVVTNDMDYTPSVPKSLIKQPKVEEFNATSLEARDIKIKITNVDIPVAFASAFEGEIIRRGDMQVEFDGSRVDCAELVHTCEMTEIEDHKITVVGPEVDDMELGSKNSIAYVVKVAGKNMQPDFEPVIERKFHNYINCIEGVYHTGQRDMQRIRISKDAFAAGFKIKHIGEVLYSQVKNEFDAVVDKCEVVIYTDPAECTRIRHEVAIPIFNKRDDRLATLTDESVDVYYSCILCQAFSPSHVCVVTPERLGLCGAVSWLDAKATHQLDPNGPCQEITKERVIDEELGAYEDVNEAVQKYSQGALEKVTLYSIMQDPMTSCGCFECICGIEPFSNGVVIANREYAGMTPLGMTFPEMASMTGGGVQTPGFMGHGKHFIGSKKFMKAEGGIERIVWMPKELKEFVADRLNATAKELYGIDNFTDMIGDETVAEDPETLVAFLTEKGHPALGLEPMM